In a genomic window of Streptomyces sp. SJL17-4:
- a CDS encoding MBL fold metallo-hydrolase: MPQVTEHGGGVWSLRVPIPDNPLGHTLVHVLDTDRGPVLVDTGWDDPASWSELTGGLDALGLDVSEVHGVVITHHHPDHHGLSGKVREESGAWIAMHAADTAVVRRTRESEPGTWLDYLARKLATAGAPEDHLAPLRAARASGRMRTLPGLHSALPDREIVPGELLDLAGRRLRAIWTPGHTPGHVCLHLEEEHPSRLPGHGRLFSGDHLLPGISPHIGLYEDPDDLTETDPLGDYLDSLERIGRLGVAEVLPAHQHAFTDAAGRVRELLDHHEERLTGLLGLLATPLTPWQLAERMEWNRPWDQIPYGSRNIAVSEAEAHLRRLVKLGRAEAVPGTEPVEYVAV, encoded by the coding sequence ATGCCCCAGGTGACCGAGCACGGCGGAGGCGTCTGGTCGCTCCGGGTGCCCATCCCCGACAATCCGCTCGGCCACACCCTGGTCCACGTCCTCGACACCGACCGCGGTCCGGTCCTCGTCGACACCGGCTGGGACGATCCCGCCTCCTGGTCCGAACTCACCGGCGGGCTCGACGCGTTGGGGCTCGACGTATCGGAGGTCCACGGGGTCGTCATCACGCACCACCACCCCGACCACCACGGGCTCTCCGGCAAGGTCCGCGAGGAGTCCGGGGCCTGGATCGCCATGCACGCCGCCGACACCGCCGTCGTACGCCGCACCCGCGAGTCCGAACCCGGCACCTGGCTCGACTACCTCGCCCGCAAGCTCGCCACCGCCGGCGCCCCCGAGGACCACCTCGCCCCGCTGCGGGCCGCCCGCGCATCCGGCCGGATGCGCACCCTGCCCGGTCTGCACTCCGCCCTCCCCGACCGGGAGATCGTCCCCGGCGAACTCCTCGACCTCGCCGGGCGTCGACTGCGCGCGATCTGGACCCCCGGCCACACCCCCGGTCACGTCTGCCTCCACCTGGAGGAGGAGCACCCCTCCCGGCTGCCCGGCCACGGCCGGCTCTTCTCCGGCGACCATCTGCTGCCCGGGATCTCCCCGCACATCGGCCTCTACGAGGACCCCGACGACCTCACCGAGACCGACCCCCTCGGCGACTACCTCGACTCCCTCGAACGCATCGGCCGCCTCGGCGTCGCCGAGGTCCTCCCCGCCCACCAGCACGCCTTCACCGACGCCGCCGGCCGGGTCCGCGAGCTCCTCGACCACCACGAGGAGCGGCTCACCGGACTCCTCGGCCTGCTCGCCACCCCGCTCACCCCCTGGCAGCTCGCCGAGCGGATGGAGTGGAACCGCCCCTGGGACCAGATCCCCTACGGCTCCCGGAACATCGCCGTCAGCGAGGCCGAGGCCCATCTGCGCCGCCTGGTGAAACTCGGCCGCGCGGAGGCAGTGCCGGGCACGGAACCGGTGGAGTACGTCGCGGTGTGA
- a CDS encoding PIN domain-containing protein — translation MEHEEPEKVSEDGPVPHRGVFDGFSGYVTPTDEDWRGVLRNGLVVIDTNVLLNLYRYNQAAREAFLGTLQSLGGCLWVPHQVMEEFWRNREGAIEDPGRQLATSEQALKKGLQKAIEDLRGWANRVSLEPSNVEKLESILDVAFEKVIESMAEVVNGGEGEMSRDTSRDKVILALDALLKGKVGPPLEQKDLAEQIAEGKRRIQNQVPPGFKDKSKASRGDDSEVGDYLVWVQLIREAKKRSVDVLLVTGDVKEDWWRTRHNIPVGPRNELSEELRQEVGTRLYMLKPEKLLSYARDFLQVEVAEDSVQNVEMVAAQSTADAAFRALGERAEYDATGAVLGAWNEVEAALEKLAPGSAFGQARVTSGMRLRLLEKIHGPTDVMRRVRELRTVRNKIAHGDEVEFTQEGALAFVAMAREVVDYLTLVNAPRYQAAQLEAAIHEALNRGGFSVTESRVDGSLFDFLVGDPMNPGSFAAVEVQFIAGGSFNESNLSREAGRLATVGTGVISLLVVTNAPLAPRVQEFNSAIDGSSGLAGRRLEVVQWRGPDDDSVLIRALGRAMRKSGPQ, via the coding sequence GTGGAGCATGAAGAACCAGAGAAGGTAAGCGAAGATGGTCCCGTCCCCCATCGCGGCGTATTCGATGGATTTTCGGGTTATGTAACCCCCACCGATGAAGATTGGAGGGGTGTACTCCGTAATGGTCTCGTGGTAATCGACACGAACGTTTTGCTGAATCTCTATCGATATAACCAGGCGGCTCGTGAGGCGTTTCTGGGAACACTTCAGAGTCTCGGAGGCTGCCTGTGGGTTCCTCATCAGGTGATGGAAGAGTTCTGGCGAAACAGGGAGGGGGCGATCGAGGACCCCGGTAGGCAACTTGCTACTTCTGAGCAGGCCCTGAAGAAGGGGTTGCAAAAGGCCATAGAGGATCTTCGAGGGTGGGCGAACAGGGTCTCGCTTGAGCCGTCCAATGTCGAAAAGCTTGAGTCAATTCTCGACGTGGCATTTGAGAAAGTCATCGAGTCGATGGCTGAAGTCGTCAATGGTGGCGAAGGGGAGATGTCGCGAGACACGTCACGGGATAAGGTAATTTTGGCCCTAGATGCTCTCCTGAAGGGAAAAGTGGGGCCGCCTTTGGAGCAAAAGGATCTTGCGGAGCAAATTGCAGAAGGCAAGAGGCGTATTCAGAATCAGGTGCCACCAGGGTTTAAGGATAAGTCGAAAGCTTCCCGAGGGGACGACTCTGAGGTCGGGGATTACCTTGTCTGGGTTCAGCTCATTAGAGAGGCAAAAAAGAGGAGTGTTGATGTTCTTTTGGTGACTGGGGATGTCAAGGAAGATTGGTGGAGGACGCGTCATAATATTCCTGTCGGCCCGCGCAATGAACTGTCTGAGGAGTTGCGGCAGGAGGTCGGGACGCGACTTTACATGCTTAAGCCTGAGAAATTGTTGTCTTACGCGCGAGATTTCCTTCAAGTTGAAGTTGCTGAGGACTCGGTTCAGAATGTCGAGATGGTGGCTGCTCAGTCCACCGCCGACGCGGCGTTTCGGGCCCTGGGCGAACGAGCCGAGTATGACGCGACCGGAGCCGTTCTAGGGGCGTGGAATGAGGTTGAGGCCGCACTTGAGAAGCTAGCTCCCGGAAGTGCTTTCGGTCAGGCACGCGTGACGTCTGGAATGCGCTTGAGGCTCCTGGAGAAGATCCATGGACCGACAGATGTTATGAGGCGAGTCCGTGAGCTGCGAACCGTCCGCAACAAGATTGCGCACGGCGATGAAGTTGAGTTTACCCAAGAAGGTGCGCTGGCGTTTGTGGCAATGGCCAGAGAGGTTGTGGATTACCTAACTCTAGTCAACGCTCCTCGATATCAGGCGGCGCAGCTTGAGGCTGCGATCCATGAAGCGCTTAATCGCGGTGGATTTTCCGTAACGGAAAGTCGCGTAGATGGATCGCTGTTTGACTTCCTGGTCGGCGACCCCATGAATCCCGGCTCATTCGCCGCGGTTGAGGTCCAGTTTATCGCCGGTGGTTCGTTTAATGAGAGTAATCTTTCCAGAGAGGCTGGAAGACTTGCTACCGTCGGAACCGGTGTCATTTCACTGCTTGTGGTGACTAACGCTCCTCTGGCGCCGCGGGTGCAAGAGTTCAATTCTGCCATTGACGGTTCGTCGGGTCTCGCGGGTCGGCGTCTAGAAGTTGTTCAGTGGAGAGGGCCGGACGATGATTCGGTCCTGATCAGGGCTCTGGGGAGAGCGATGCGAAAATCTGGTCCGCAGTGA
- a CDS encoding HAD family hydrolase, which yields MLANYDAILFDFDGPICHVFQGLPASGVAKDLSALLATLAPELAHRAHATDDPMMVHQLAREGGQGVLAAVEAALTDAEIRAVGVAGAPTAGAVEALTAARASGRRVAIVSNNSVDCVHVYLTAQGLSRVVETVVGRPALRPDLMKPSPYPLLEAAVILDVSPERSALVGDSVTDITAARSAGAGSIGFANKAGKQPSLIAAGADTVVSDMRTIAHALAHPQA from the coding sequence ATGCTCGCCAACTACGATGCGATCCTCTTCGACTTCGACGGCCCGATCTGCCACGTCTTCCAGGGGCTCCCCGCCTCGGGGGTCGCCAAAGACCTCTCGGCACTGCTCGCCACGCTCGCCCCGGAACTCGCGCACAGGGCCCACGCGACGGACGACCCAATGATGGTTCACCAGCTCGCGCGCGAGGGCGGGCAGGGTGTCCTGGCCGCTGTCGAGGCGGCACTCACGGACGCAGAGATTCGGGCGGTCGGCGTCGCTGGGGCCCCGACGGCTGGGGCAGTCGAGGCCCTGACGGCCGCACGCGCTTCGGGGCGACGCGTGGCCATCGTCAGCAACAATTCCGTGGACTGCGTGCATGTCTACCTCACGGCACAGGGGCTCTCCCGGGTAGTGGAGACCGTGGTCGGTCGACCGGCCCTTCGGCCGGATCTCATGAAACCGTCGCCGTACCCCCTACTGGAAGCCGCGGTGATTCTCGACGTCTCGCCTGAGCGGTCGGCACTGGTCGGCGATTCTGTCACTGACATCACGGCGGCACGATCGGCAGGAGCGGGAAGTATCGGGTTCGCGAACAAAGCAGGTAAGCAGCCCAGCCTCATCGCCGCGGGCGCCGACACCGTGGTATCGGATATGCGGACCATTGCTCACGCTCTTGCCCATCCGCAGGCATAG
- a CDS encoding winged helix-turn-helix domain-containing protein: protein MTFELEPLDPDDDRPPYEQVARSLGAAIRTRKLGPGEKLPSHAKLTEHYGFARATIQRALRDLEDEGLVVSRKGSGVFVRHRTERPAGLRPYVEQAFASRNVTIDFAGFSSETLHGALQEPLDKIRTGRLTPSSIQIRILVPDMAVPQAAPVRREDCADDPRLRARMHDIMVGYTRSITDSISELEHLGLVQEGNVSVRVHSGTQFFKLYVVNKEDAFFGYYPIRPNKVVAQGEAIEIYDLVGKDTILFHHSLNDGDSSSGAQQVEQARMWFDSVWETIGRETTADAL, encoded by the coding sequence ATGACCTTTGAGCTTGAGCCGCTGGACCCGGACGACGACCGACCGCCGTATGAGCAGGTGGCCCGCAGCTTGGGTGCGGCGATCCGCACCAGGAAGCTCGGCCCCGGAGAGAAGCTGCCGTCACACGCGAAGCTGACAGAGCACTACGGGTTCGCCCGAGCCACGATCCAGCGCGCGCTCCGGGACCTTGAGGACGAAGGGCTCGTCGTCTCCCGGAAGGGCAGCGGCGTGTTCGTCCGACACCGGACCGAGCGGCCGGCGGGGCTTCGCCCCTACGTGGAGCAGGCATTCGCCAGCCGGAACGTGACGATCGACTTCGCGGGATTCTCCAGCGAGACGCTCCACGGCGCCCTACAGGAACCGCTCGACAAGATCCGGACCGGACGGCTGACGCCCTCCAGCATCCAAATTCGGATCCTCGTCCCGGATATGGCTGTCCCCCAGGCGGCACCCGTACGTCGCGAGGACTGTGCCGACGACCCCCGGCTGCGGGCTCGCATGCACGACATCATGGTCGGCTACACCCGGAGCATCACGGACTCCATCAGCGAGTTGGAGCACCTGGGTCTCGTCCAGGAAGGCAACGTCAGCGTGCGCGTCCACAGCGGCACGCAGTTCTTCAAGCTCTACGTCGTCAACAAGGAAGACGCGTTCTTCGGCTACTACCCGATCCGCCCGAACAAGGTGGTTGCTCAGGGCGAAGCCATCGAGATCTACGACCTGGTGGGCAAGGACACCATCCTGTTCCACCACTCCCTCAACGACGGCGACTCGTCCAGTGGCGCCCAGCAGGTGGAGCAGGCACGGATGTGGTTCGACAGCGTGTGGGAGACCATCGGACGGGAGACCACCGCGGATGCACTCTGA
- a CDS encoding DUF6284 family protein, translating into MLSIAALQAVVTATPFDGEPSDAELNAIENEMPLILADVELLDAVIKTLDRPVTKLDERRIRRARHRVVAARRDLTNRAAVQSGGAA; encoded by the coding sequence ATGTTGTCCATCGCTGCACTTCAGGCCGTTGTTACGGCTACCCCGTTCGACGGTGAGCCGTCGGACGCCGAGCTGAACGCGATCGAGAACGAGATGCCGCTGATCCTGGCGGACGTCGAACTGCTCGACGCGGTGATCAAGACGCTGGACCGTCCCGTCACCAAGCTGGACGAGCGGCGGATCCGCCGGGCCCGTCACCGGGTCGTGGCGGCCCGCCGGGACCTCACGAACCGCGCCGCCGTGCAGTCGGGCGGTGCCGCGTGA
- a CDS encoding DUF2637 domain-containing protein, whose protein sequence is MNGVQIRSAERALSVGTWLIVGGAMLYSVLTVTPLMAAHTPAEWRWTSPILPLVVDAAVVIVVRLDSVLARLGGHGGRWPVTLRWMTGGMTLALNVADSALRKDLVGVAVHAVAPLLLIVTAETGLAYRRAITNALAAHQERERAERDARERAAVERADAAEKRAREAREFDARMAREQREHEASLAREQAEREERARREERERAEAVERAERAERERAEREREQQRIERERRERDAAARMERERREREERARREQREEAERAERERAELLAAGPALVKQSEEQARKTVAAAYAASVPVRQAAELCGWSVGWVSSRYQELRDQGPAQPLEEAA, encoded by the coding sequence GTGAACGGTGTTCAGATCCGTTCAGCGGAGCGGGCCCTGTCAGTGGGCACGTGGCTGATCGTGGGCGGGGCGATGCTGTACTCGGTCCTCACGGTCACCCCGTTGATGGCCGCCCACACGCCGGCCGAGTGGCGGTGGACGTCCCCGATTCTGCCGCTCGTGGTGGACGCGGCGGTCGTCATCGTGGTCCGTCTCGACTCCGTCCTGGCCCGTCTGGGCGGGCATGGCGGACGCTGGCCGGTCACGCTGCGGTGGATGACCGGCGGCATGACCCTGGCCCTGAACGTCGCCGACTCTGCTCTGAGGAAAGACCTGGTCGGGGTGGCGGTCCACGCGGTGGCGCCGCTGCTGCTGATCGTCACGGCGGAGACTGGTCTGGCCTACCGCCGGGCGATCACGAACGCGCTCGCCGCACATCAGGAGCGTGAACGCGCTGAGCGGGACGCCCGGGAGAGGGCCGCTGTCGAGCGTGCGGACGCGGCGGAGAAGCGGGCTCGTGAGGCGCGGGAGTTCGACGCCCGGATGGCGCGTGAACAGCGCGAGCATGAAGCCTCCCTGGCCCGTGAACAGGCTGAGCGGGAAGAGCGCGCGCGGCGTGAGGAGCGCGAGCGGGCCGAGGCCGTCGAGAGGGCGGAGCGGGCCGAGCGTGAGCGTGCCGAGCGTGAGCGTGAACAGCAGCGCATCGAGCGTGAACGCCGTGAACGTGACGCTGCCGCGCGCATGGAGAGGGAGCGTCGGGAGCGCGAGGAGCGGGCCCGGCGTGAACAGCGCGAGGAGGCCGAGCGTGCCGAGCGTGAACGCGCCGAGCTGCTCGCCGCCGGCCCCGCGCTGGTGAAGCAGTCCGAGGAGCAGGCCCGTAAGACCGTGGCCGCCGCCTACGCGGCGAGCGTCCCGGTGCGGCAGGCCGCTGAGCTGTGCGGCTGGTCGGTGGGTTGGGTCTCCAGCCGCTACCAGGAACTGCGCGACCAGGGTCCCGCCCAGCCGCTTGAGGAGGCCGCCTAG
- a CDS encoding RRQRL motif-containing zinc-binding protein, with amino-acid sequence MSALPVYRWRLAPEGLATFRQLRAMNLRPGGQPVVAQLERPRRKRGPLVAFLYRVDLARPVRPMTPARWAALERANAARRVCPECGRDAGYRIPTSLGMCVPCADAPQLAA; translated from the coding sequence GTGAGCGCGCTGCCCGTCTACCGCTGGCGGCTCGCGCCGGAGGGGCTGGCCACCTTTCGCCAGCTGCGGGCCATGAACCTGCGGCCCGGTGGTCAGCCGGTGGTGGCCCAGCTCGAACGGCCCCGCCGGAAGCGCGGGCCGCTGGTCGCGTTCCTGTACCGGGTCGACCTGGCCCGGCCGGTCCGGCCGATGACTCCGGCGCGGTGGGCGGCTCTGGAGCGGGCGAACGCGGCCCGCCGGGTCTGCCCGGAATGCGGGCGGGACGCCGGATACCGCATCCCCACTTCGCTCGGCATGTGCGTCCCGTGTGCGGACGCTCCCCAACTCGCTGCCTGA
- the traA gene encoding plasmid transfer protein TraA: MAQIPNSRRTTRPRQPRPSTNNAGPSNGKSDKFASAGAAVGGFVGAMGGSFAPPINVTVNRTTNRGGGGRRPHAEALLPAPDFSSPAQVRNYCNSLRAAAVALSIEVAMGTEILKSVLAAVPDPEGRIGGSRIRAAKVSRKLRKAADDLRDAAKNAAAAYATFQQEYQEEINRVRHRARPRATPRMDWAQQ, from the coding sequence ATGGCCCAGATTCCCAACAGTCGCCGCACCACCCGCCCCCGGCAGCCCCGGCCCAGCACCAACAACGCGGGTCCGAGTAACGGCAAGTCGGACAAGTTCGCCAGCGCCGGTGCCGCCGTCGGCGGTTTCGTCGGCGCGATGGGCGGCTCGTTCGCCCCGCCGATCAACGTCACCGTCAACCGCACCACCAACCGCGGTGGGGGCGGGCGCCGGCCGCACGCCGAAGCGCTGCTGCCCGCACCGGACTTCAGCTCACCGGCGCAGGTGCGGAACTACTGCAACAGCCTGCGGGCCGCCGCCGTCGCCCTCTCCATCGAGGTGGCGATGGGGACGGAGATCCTCAAGAGCGTGCTTGCGGCGGTCCCGGACCCGGAGGGCCGCATCGGCGGCTCCCGCATCCGGGCCGCGAAGGTGTCCCGCAAGCTCCGCAAGGCCGCCGACGACCTGCGCGACGCGGCCAAGAACGCCGCCGCCGCATACGCCACGTTCCAGCAGGAGTACCAGGAAGAGATCAACCGAGTCCGCCACCGCGCCCGCCCCCGCGCCACACCGCGCATGGACTGGGCCCAGCAGTAG
- the traB gene encoding plasmid transfer protein TraB, producing MARKHTEYVLDDHPRGGSESGSIGGYLLHRAKPHLPPWLGVAGTGLAGALGHMRWADSAAAGVGLTVASVALTGATWWIGRNTSQQRRLHSAITVAAGSAWLTGACLAGPAAGPLGDLFLMGGPVIALSWNVRMVMRRTDADAAASSSDKGLLEKVGLARAAIGAAKVEPNRVTAPIALEPGEQTNDDVTKVLPRLASALDLPTTALRYMPNADSARRGELVIVPEDMLAEVVEYDGPSQLGGSIADPLIIGRYDDGSPLMLWLPGDPEAGRNATHVLIAGGTGSGKGDGALNVLTEILSRRDVNVWLSDPKSFQDFRPLLPAFDWAEEGGAGTEAMVEALQAVIPARTRWLGAHRYRQWLPEAAERQTDPAHSCRSDGTACGCPGMAYLVGWFEEAANTLRALGDDAFTGIAQEARAAGVSLVVSLQRPSYDQMSTSTRASLPSVIAFGCDPRDEGFSLPETVIDSGAHPGAWGNRRPGYCYVVSPGIPEDRYPAPGRTRRFTSRSMDVMEQLADWAAAHGPAMDPITTRAAEGTVGNAYTKRRRHTLDSTPAPQTGPSEVDGVEEDDMFEDSFIDPEDHGIDPEADLPDDEPGDDEPVFGTDTGRKPSPDEARLLLAQALEEFEEEGRMIVGPKDFTDWCDTHGYSRPWVSARLKDAAMDGRLQPTNQSGRWRIVPVLAAA from the coding sequence ATGGCACGCAAGCACACGGAATACGTCCTCGACGACCACCCACGGGGCGGTTCGGAGAGCGGGAGCATCGGCGGCTACCTGCTGCACCGGGCCAAGCCGCATCTGCCGCCGTGGCTCGGCGTCGCGGGCACCGGCCTGGCCGGGGCGCTGGGCCACATGCGGTGGGCCGACAGCGCCGCCGCCGGCGTCGGCCTCACGGTCGCCTCGGTGGCCCTGACCGGTGCGACATGGTGGATCGGCAGGAACACCAGCCAGCAGCGGCGCCTGCACTCCGCGATCACGGTGGCCGCGGGGTCGGCGTGGCTGACCGGCGCGTGCCTGGCCGGACCGGCCGCCGGACCGCTCGGGGACCTGTTCCTGATGGGCGGCCCGGTGATCGCCCTGTCGTGGAACGTGCGCATGGTCATGCGCCGCACCGACGCCGACGCCGCGGCCTCCAGTTCCGACAAGGGGCTGCTGGAGAAGGTCGGCCTGGCGCGGGCGGCGATCGGTGCGGCGAAGGTCGAGCCGAACCGGGTCACCGCCCCTATCGCGCTGGAGCCGGGCGAGCAGACCAACGACGACGTCACCAAGGTCCTCCCGCGGCTCGCCTCAGCCCTGGACCTGCCGACCACGGCCCTGCGCTACATGCCGAACGCCGACTCCGCCCGGCGCGGTGAGCTGGTCATCGTCCCCGAAGACATGCTCGCCGAGGTCGTCGAGTACGACGGACCGTCCCAGCTGGGTGGCTCGATCGCCGACCCGCTGATCATCGGCCGGTACGACGACGGCTCGCCGCTCATGCTGTGGCTGCCGGGTGACCCGGAGGCGGGCCGCAACGCCACGCACGTGCTGATCGCGGGCGGCACTGGCTCCGGCAAGGGCGACGGCGCTCTCAACGTCCTCACGGAGATTCTCTCCCGCCGGGACGTCAACGTGTGGCTGTCCGACCCGAAGTCCTTCCAGGACTTCCGCCCCCTCCTGCCCGCGTTCGACTGGGCCGAGGAAGGCGGAGCGGGTACGGAGGCGATGGTCGAAGCACTCCAGGCCGTCATCCCCGCCCGGACCCGTTGGCTCGGTGCCCACCGCTACCGCCAGTGGCTCCCCGAAGCCGCCGAGCGGCAGACCGATCCGGCGCACTCCTGCCGGAGTGATGGCACGGCGTGTGGCTGCCCCGGCATGGCCTACCTGGTCGGTTGGTTCGAGGAGGCCGCCAACACGCTGCGCGCGCTCGGGGACGACGCGTTCACCGGCATCGCTCAGGAGGCCCGTGCGGCCGGCGTCTCCCTGGTCGTCTCGCTCCAGCGCCCGAGCTATGACCAGATGAGCACCAGCACCCGCGCGTCCCTCCCGTCGGTGATCGCGTTCGGCTGCGACCCCCGCGACGAAGGGTTCTCCCTTCCGGAGACGGTCATCGACTCCGGCGCCCACCCCGGAGCGTGGGGGAACCGGCGCCCCGGCTACTGCTACGTCGTCTCCCCGGGCATCCCCGAGGACCGCTACCCCGCCCCGGGCCGCACCCGCCGCTTCACCTCCCGCTCCATGGACGTGATGGAACAGCTCGCGGACTGGGCCGCCGCCCACGGCCCGGCTATGGACCCGATCACCACCCGGGCCGCCGAGGGCACCGTCGGCAACGCCTACACCAAGCGCCGCCGCCACACCCTCGACAGCACCCCCGCCCCTCAGACCGGCCCGTCGGAGGTGGACGGTGTGGAGGAGGACGACATGTTCGAGGACTCGTTCATTGACCCGGAGGACCACGGTATCGACCCCGAGGCCGACCTCCCCGACGACGAACCGGGCGACGACGAGCCCGTGTTCGGCACGGACACCGGCCGTAAGCCGAGCCCGGATGAGGCCCGGCTCCTGCTCGCTCAGGCGCTGGAGGAGTTCGAGGAGGAGGGCCGGATGATCGTCGGCCCGAAGGACTTCACCGACTGGTGCGACACCCACGGCTACAGCCGACCCTGGGTCTCCGCCCGGCTCAAGGACGCGGCCATGGACGGCCGCCTCCAGCCCACCAACCAGAGCGGGCGGTGGCGGATCGTGCCCGTCCTGGCCGCCGCCTGA